A section of the Bacillus pumilus genome encodes:
- a CDS encoding glycoside hydrolase 5 family protein → MKKWTQRVSCFILVVAVWAGWFSLTIQAAAFVQTSGTQFTLNNQPFYFAGTNNYYFHYKSKKMVDAVFDDMKAMNLKVIRIWGFHDGAPQENSVLQSSPGVYEESGFQKLDYAIYKAGQEGIKLVIPLVNNWDDFGGMNQYVKWFKAGSHDAFYTDPRIQQAYKNYVRYVLERTNTYTGVQYKDDPAIMTWELANEPRVQSDPTGHILVNWADEMSTWIKSLDRHHLVAVGDEGFFRIPGHEDWFYRGGEGVDWDRLTALSHIDYGTYHLYPDHWNKSAAWGVKWIEDHITRGKTIGKPVVLEEFGYQHQSARPDVFQSWLSAVERLGGAGSQFWILTSIQDDDSLYPDYDGFRIIKGSREAALISEHAKRMNEKNR, encoded by the coding sequence ATGAAAAAGTGGACTCAAAGAGTGTCCTGCTTCATACTAGTAGTCGCTGTATGGGCCGGTTGGTTTTCACTTACGATTCAAGCCGCCGCTTTTGTGCAGACATCTGGTACACAATTTACGCTGAACAATCAACCATTTTACTTTGCTGGTACAAATAATTACTATTTCCATTACAAATCTAAAAAGATGGTAGATGCGGTGTTCGATGATATGAAAGCCATGAATTTAAAGGTCATACGTATTTGGGGATTTCATGATGGAGCCCCTCAAGAAAACTCCGTCTTACAATCTAGTCCAGGGGTCTATGAAGAATCAGGTTTTCAAAAATTAGATTATGCGATTTATAAAGCGGGACAGGAAGGAATAAAGCTTGTCATCCCACTAGTGAACAATTGGGATGACTTTGGCGGAATGAATCAATACGTAAAGTGGTTCAAAGCAGGATCACATGATGCCTTTTATACAGACCCTCGTATTCAACAAGCTTACAAAAACTATGTGCGCTATGTTTTAGAAAGAACGAATACGTACACAGGTGTGCAATATAAGGACGATCCAGCTATTATGACTTGGGAATTAGCCAATGAGCCGCGAGTGCAGTCAGATCCAACGGGTCATATACTAGTCAATTGGGCAGATGAAATGAGTACATGGATCAAATCGCTGGATCGTCACCACCTTGTTGCAGTAGGAGATGAAGGTTTTTTTCGCATACCAGGACATGAAGATTGGTTTTACAGAGGAGGGGAGGGCGTTGATTGGGACCGTTTGACGGCTCTCTCTCATATTGATTATGGAACCTATCACCTATACCCAGATCACTGGAACAAGTCTGCTGCTTGGGGAGTGAAATGGATCGAAGACCATATCACCCGCGGGAAGACAATCGGAAAACCAGTTGTGTTAGAAGAGTTTGGCTATCAACATCAATCAGCACGTCCTGACGTGTTCCAAAGCTGGCTGTCAGCGGTTGAGCGGCTTGGAGGGGCTGGTAGTCAATTTTGGATTTTAACAAGCATTCAGGACGATGATTCGCTCTATCCCGATTATGACGGTTTTCGCATCATAAAAGGGAGCAGAGAGGCGGCACTTATTAGTGAACATGCGAAAAGAATGAACGAAAAGAATCGATGA
- a CDS encoding endo-1,4-beta-xylanase produces MVKERSFLHQSSKKGENAQINLKWKKEADERILEHRQRDLEINVTNHDKKPIAGIEVELKQIRHEFAFGSAMNDQVLFNQRYADFFVKHFNWAVFENEAKWYANEPERGRITYEKADAMLNFADKHQLPVRGHALFWEVEDANPSWLRSLPNHEVYEAMKKRLEHAGNHFKGRFRHWDVNNEMMHGSFFKDRFGKSIWKWMYEETKKIDPQAQLFVNDYNVISYGEHHAYKAHINELRQLGAPIEAIGVQGHFEERVDPAVVKERLDVLAELGLPIWVTEYDSVHPDAHRRADNLEALYRVAFSHPAVKGVLMWGFWAGAHWRGEHAAIVNYDWSLNEAGRRYEKLLNEWTTQRVEKTDANGHVTCRAFHGTYEIRIGKENKLLKQQTIELDSKEQTPLRLDVIVSEEG; encoded by the coding sequence ATGGTCAAAGAAAGAAGCTTTCTTCATCAATCATCAAAGAAGGGCGAAAATGCGCAGATCAATCTGAAGTGGAAAAAAGAGGCGGATGAACGAATCTTAGAGCATAGACAAAGAGATCTTGAAATAAACGTCACAAATCACGATAAAAAGCCAATAGCAGGAATAGAGGTTGAGTTGAAGCAAATCAGGCATGAATTTGCATTTGGTTCAGCGATGAATGACCAAGTGTTATTTAATCAACGATATGCTGATTTTTTTGTGAAGCATTTTAACTGGGCTGTTTTTGAAAATGAGGCAAAATGGTATGCGAATGAGCCGGAAAGAGGGAGAATCACCTACGAAAAAGCAGATGCGATGCTGAATTTTGCAGATAAACACCAACTTCCAGTAAGGGGGCACGCTTTATTTTGGGAGGTGGAGGATGCGAATCCAAGCTGGCTGAGGTCACTACCGAATCACGAAGTGTATGAAGCCATGAAAAAACGGCTTGAGCATGCGGGCAATCATTTTAAAGGAAGATTCCGTCATTGGGATGTAAACAATGAAATGATGCATGGTTCATTTTTTAAAGATCGATTTGGGAAAAGTATTTGGAAATGGATGTATGAAGAAACGAAAAAAATTGACCCTCAAGCACAATTGTTTGTAAATGATTATAATGTGATCTCATATGGTGAGCACCATGCTTATAAAGCGCATATTAATGAACTTCGTCAGTTAGGTGCACCTATCGAGGCCATTGGTGTTCAAGGCCATTTTGAAGAACGGGTCGATCCAGCCGTTGTAAAAGAAAGGCTCGATGTACTTGCTGAGCTTGGGCTTCCTATATGGGTCACTGAGTACGACTCTGTTCATCCTGACGCTCATAGAAGAGCGGATAACCTAGAGGCTCTATATCGCGTCGCATTTAGTCATCCAGCCGTAAAAGGAGTGCTAATGTGGGGATTTTGGGCAGGTGCCCATTGGAGAGGGGAGCATGCGGCCATCGTAAATTACGATTGGTCTTTAAATGAAGCAGGAAGACGTTACGAAAAGCTTCTAAATGAGTGGACGACACAAAGAGTTGAAAAAACAGATGCTAATGGCCATGTGACATGTCGAGCATTTCACGGGACATATGAGATTCGAATCGGTAAAGAAAATAAACTGTTGAAACAACAGACAATTGAACTTGATTCAAAAGAACAAACACCGCTTCGTCTCGATGTGATTGTATCTGAAGAAGGATAG